AAGACGTACAGCCACCGGCTAAGACACTCACAACCATTGCAGATGTATTGAGTGTTTCTCCTGATTTCCTACTCTATGGCTCTACGGATGAAAAGGCTAAAACTCGTCTCTCTGATCCTGAACTGATCAATCAATTCAAGGCCATTGAAGCAATGGACGAGGACGATCGCAATGT
This genomic stretch from Verrucomicrobiota bacterium harbors:
- a CDS encoding helix-turn-helix transcriptional regulator produces the protein MSTLGDRIKLRRKELGMSQSELADKVGISYAQIGRYETKDVQPPAKTLTTIADVLSVSPDFLLYGSTDEKAKTRLSDPELINQFKAIEAMDEDDRNVVKKLIDAFITKKHVQKLAQ